In Rutidosis leptorrhynchoides isolate AG116_Rl617_1_P2 chromosome 2, CSIRO_AGI_Rlap_v1, whole genome shotgun sequence, one genomic interval encodes:
- the LOC139891429 gene encoding replication protein A 70 kDa DNA-binding subunit A-like: MAVNLTSGAISILSSSEWSSYGIKPVLQIIDVRTLQTQSGGGGEGKERYRVSLSDGMYHQQGMLSTQKNDLVRSNQLQKGSIIRLTEFVCNQIRDRVIVIIIDLDLVLDKCEIIGDPKLFPAKSSTDETSSVSSAAPIQSSLNQPTIMVSNGQSSTGQSFVEDPLSRSVTRPGSNLGPPVQTANLLHSARSHSYGNSSQSIYNPPPPTPTFQQTHVNNRMQSTQTVYNLPPQHPPVNNRMQPPPPMYGNRGPMAKNEAQSRVIPIAALNPYQGRWTIKARVTVKGELRRYNNAKGDGKVFSFDLLDSNGGEIRVTCFNAVADQFYDQIEVGKVYFISRGSVKPAQKAFNHLNNDHEITLDHTSTIQPCFDDDTSIPSQQYHFRPIIDIENMDNNSVLDIIGVVCSIKPVSLVTRKAGGETQKQELSLKDMSGRSIECTLWGNFCNAEGQKLINMCDSGLFPVLAVKSARVNEYNGKSIGTISLSQLSIDPDLPEARKLRVWYDSIGKNAPSVSMSQDSSSRIDVCKTISQIKDENLGTSEKADIITVHATIWHMKVDSFCYTACPIVVEGKLCNKKVVNNGDGKWRGDKCDHVVDECEYRYILQLNIQDHTGSTWTTAFQEGGDVIMGVPAKELHFIKNEEQDENKFAEIVRNALFGEYSFRLRVKEDTYNDEQRIKSTVTRAEKINFSSRTKFLLQKIEDPSSVAPNHGVSSQIGTLGHQQTPSVSGMGHQQTPIVSGMSYQQTHSVSSMGYHQTPSVSGMGHQQTPSVSGMGHQQTPIVSGMSYQQTHFVSGMGHQQTPSVSGMGYQQTPSVNGMGHQVASGRFDGGMVTGGGSDECYKCHGTGHWARDCPGVSNVGPPYGSQSVSSGRFNSGFASGGASGDCYKCHQPGHWARDCPGASNVSSYGRPYGRT, translated from the exons ATGGCCGTAAATCTCACTTCCGGGGCAATATCGATACTATCGAGTAGTGAATGGTCTTCGTACGGCATAAAACCGGTCCTTCAGATCATCGATGTTCGAACTTTGCAGACGCAGTCTGGTGGCGGTGGAGAAGGTAAGGAGAGATATCGAGTTTCGTTGTCTGATGGCATGTATCATCAGCAAGGCATGCTTTCTACTCAGAAGAATGATTTGGTTAGATCTAATCAGTTGCAGAAAGGATCCATTATTCGACTCACTGAGTTCGTTTGCAATCAGATTCGTGATCGTGT TATTGTTATAATCATCGATCTTGATTTGGTGCTTGATAAGTGTGAAATTATTGGTGATCCAAAGCTGTTTCCTGCCAAATCTTCTACTGATGAGACTTCTTCAGTGTCAAGTGCAGCACCAATACAGTCTTCACTGAATCAGCCAACAATAATGGTCAGTAATGGTCAATCAAGTACCGGTCAATCATTTGTTGAAGATCCACTTTCCAGATCAGTTACCCGACCCGGATCCAATCTAGGCCCACCAGTTCAAACTGCAAATCTTCTACATAGTGCTAGATCACATTCTTATGGTAACTCATCACAATCCATATATAACCCTCCACCTCCAACACCTACTTTTCAACAGACTCATGTGAACAATCGCATGCAGTCAACACAAACTGTATACAATCTGCCACCTCAGCATCCTCCAGTAAACAACCGTATGCAGCCACCACCACCAATGTATGGTAACAGGGGGCCCATGGCTAAAAACGAGGCTCAATCAAGAGTTATACCTATTGCTGCTTTGAACCCTTATCAAGGTAGATGGACCATCAAGGCTCGTGTGACTGTAAAAGGTGAACTTAGACGTTACAATAATGCAAAAGGAGATGGTAAGGTTTTCTCTTTTGATCTTCTTGATTCTAATGGTGGAGAAATACGAGTAACATGTTTTAATGCTGTGGCCGACCAATTCTACGACCAAATTGAAGTCGGAAAGGTTTACTTTATTTCTAGAGGAAGTGTAAAACCTGCTCAaaaagcgtttaatcatctaaacaaTGACCATGAAATCACACTTGACCACACATCAACTATTCAGCCCTGCTTTGATGATGACACTTCAATTCCATCTCAACAATATCATTTTCGCCCGATTATTGATATAGAAAATATGGATAACAACAGTGTCTTGGATATTATTGGCGTTGTATGTAGCATCAAACCCGTGTCATTAGTAACGAGAAAAGCTGGCGGCGAAACTCAAAAACAGGAACTTTCTTTAAAAGACATGTCAGGAAGAAGTATTGAGTGTACTTTATGGGGTAACTTTTGCAATGCAGAAGGTCAAAAACTCATAAACATGTGTGATTCTGGCCTGTTCCCTGTTTTAGCTGTGAAGTCTGCTAGGGTTAACGAGTATAACGGGAAGTCAATCGGGACCATATCATTGAGCCAGCTGTCCATTGACCCTGATTTACCCGAGGCCCGTAAACTTAGAGTATGGTATGACAGTATTGGGAAGAACGCCCCTTCTGTATCCATGTCCCAAGATTCATCATCGCGAATAGATGTATGTAAGACTATATCTCAAATTAAAGATGAAAATTTAGGGACTTCTGAAAAAGCTGACATAATAACAGTTCATGCAACCATCTGGCATATGAAAGTTGATAGCTTTTGTTACACTGCGTGTCCAATTGTGGTTGAGGGTAAACTATGTAATAAAAAAGTTGTGAATAATGGAGATGGAAAATGGAGAGGTGATAAAtgtgatcatgttgttgatgaatgTGAATATAGATATATTCTTCAGTTAAATATACAAGACCATACTGGTTCAACATGGACAACTGCATTTCAAGAAGGTGGTGATGTGATAATGGGTGTTCCTGCTAAAGAGTTGCATTTTattaaaaatgaagaacaagatgaGAATAAGTTTGCAGAAATTGTTCGTAATGCCCTTTTCGGTGAATACAGTTTTAGGTTAAGAGTAAAAGAGGATACGTATAATGATGAGCAGCGAATAAAATCGACTGTTACTAGAGCAGAGAAAATCAACTTTTCATCACGAACAAAGTTTTTACTTCAGAAGATAGAGGACCCAAGTTCTGTAGCCCCAAATCATGGAGTCAGTTCTCAGATAGGGACATTGGGTCATCAACAGACCCCTTCTGTTAGTGGTATGGGTCATCAACAGACCCCTATTGTTAGCGGTATGAGTTATCAACAGACCCATTCTGTTAGTAGTATGGGTTATCATCAGACCCCTTCTGTTAGTGGTATGGGTCATCAACAGACCCCTTCTGTTAGTGGTATGGGTCATCAACAGACCCCTATTGTCAGCGGTATGAGTTATCAacagacccattttgttagtggtATGGGTCATCAACAGACCCCTTCTGTTAGTGGTATGGGTTATCAACAGACCCCTTCTGTTAATGGTATGGGTCATCAAGTTGCTTCAGGTAGATTTGATGGTGGTATGGTTACGGGTGGTGGGTCTGATGAGTGTTATAAGTGTCATGGAACAGGTCATTGGGCCCGCGACTGTCCTGGTGTGAGTAATGTGGGCCCACCCTATGGGAGTCAATCTGTTTCTTCAGGTAGATTTAACAGTGGTTTTGCTTCAGGTGGTGCATCTGGTGATTGTTATAAGTGTCATCAGCCGGGTCACTGGGCAAGAGACTGCCCTGGTGCCAGCAATGTTTCGTCTTATGGAAGGCCGTACGGGCGCACCTAA